One Rhodoferax sp. GW822-FHT02A01 genomic window, GAACGCGCCGCTAGGCCCACAGACCTTTGAGTGAATCAGCGATCAGCTTGAGCGAGACGCCAAACAGGCTGACCTGCACGATGCGGTAGAACCAGACGTCGGCCACGCACCTTGTCAGGTAAGCCCCGCTGATGGCACCGACCAGCGCGAACGGAACCAGCACGGCCGCACTGCGCAGCGACTCCAGGGAGTAGGGACGCAGAAACTGGTACGGCACGATCTTGGACGCATTGATCACCGCAAACAGAATGGTGGCAGTCCCCGCGAACTCCGCCTTGGGCAATCGCTGCGACAGCATGTACACCTGAAACGGCGGCGCGCCAGCGTGGGAGATGAAGCTGGTGAAGCCAGCCAGCATGCCCCAGAAACCGCCCTTGGGAATGCTGGGCGCCTGTGCCACTGCATTGCCCTGTTTGCGCAGCCATACGTTGAGGCAGAAGGCCACGCCCATGGCGCCTATGAGGAAAGTGATGGCACGGTCCGAAACCACGGAGGCCGTCAGCCAGCCGATGAACACGCCCAACAGGCTCGCGGGAATGAGGATGCGCAGATTGGGCGCGCTGTAGTCGCGCCGGTACAGGTACACACCCATCACATCCGAGATCACGTAGATGGGCAGCAGCATCACGGCAGCATCTACCGGTGGCATGACCAGGGACATCAGCGGCACGGCCAGCATGCCGATGGCGGGCAAGCCCCCCTTGGACAGACCCACCAGAAAGGCGGCACCTCCGGCCAGCCACATGTATAGAGGGGTGTTCAAGCGCGGCTCCCTTGAAAGTCCAGCTCCGTCAGGTCGCGGATGGAGTGCACGCGCGACGCGAGTTCCGCATCCAGCTCCTCCATGGGAAAGAGCGAATACACCTGCATGCCCGCGGCCAGACCCGCGCGAATGCCGGGCACGCTGTCCTCCACCACGGCACAGAACGCAGGCGTCACGCCCAGAACCTGGGCGGCATGCAGGAACAGCCCCGGGTCGGGCTTGTAGCTACCCACCTCATAGGCGGTGAAGATGCGGTCGCCAAAGTACTGGCGCAAGCCGGTCAGGCGCAATGTCAATTCAACCTTCTCGCGCGGCCCGTTGGTGGCCACGCAAAAGGGGATGGTCAGCCCCTGCAACAGTTCCCGCGCGCCGGGAATGACGTCCAGCCCCTGGCTGAAGCGCTCGGCCTGCGCACTGCGCAGCGTGCGGGGAAAGTTCTCGGCAAAGCCTTCGGGCACCTGCGCCAGTCGTGCGCCGATCCAGGCCACCACGTCGTTCATACGCAAGCCGCGAAAGTGCTGGTGCGCTTCCTCCCGCGTGAAGTCCAGCCCCAGCGCACTGGCGTGCTCGTGGATCACGTCCATGCCGGGTACCTCACTGTCCACCAGCGTGCCATCGCAATCAAAGATGACAGCCTGGATGGGATGGTGGGTAGCAGGATTCATGGTGTTCAATGGCCGCAATGGATGCAAACGCGTACTGTACCTGCCGCCCGCACGCTCCGGTTACCCCGGGGTTTCCGACTAGGCGCCAAACACCCCCTGGCCGCAGAATGGCACTATCGTTGTCCGTCCGTCTGCTGTAGAGTCAAAGGCATAAATACAGCTGGGAGGCCCGTGTGGGTGTTTCGCATTTATTCAAGGCTGATGAAAGTGCAATCGCACGACAAGTCATGTCTGAACGGGTGCGGGTCTTCACCGACCGGACGGTGGATGGGGTCTACTCGGCCATTCTGGGAACCTTCCTCCTGGCCTGGATGCAGGTCCGGGTGGCTGGCCTGGGCCACGCACTGGCGTGGCTGGCCTGCATCAATACGGTGGAAGTGCTGGTACTGCTGCTGGGCTACGGCTACCGCGCCGCCCCCAAAAATGATCTGACCACCATGCGCTGGGGCATCTTGCAGATTGCCTGTGCGCCGCTGCTGGGACTGGCCTGGGGGTCTTCGGTCTGGTTCTTCTGGGTGGACGGCCAGTTCCTGGAATACCTTGCAAACATCACTGTGCTGGTGGCGGTAACGGCCATTACGCTCACCATCGTTTCACCTTTTGCCAGCGCCACAGTGCTCTTTTCGGCAGGCGTGGTGCTGCCGGTGTTGATCCAGCTTCTGGTTGTCCCCAACCCGCTGGCACCCCAGATTGCAGTGGGCATGGTGGTGCTGTTCATCGTGCAGCTGCGCTATGCAAAGGTCGCGCGGCTTCAACTGCTGCATGCCCTGGACACGGCGGTCCGCAATGCGGCACTGGTCAGCCAGATCAGGCTGAGCGAGCAGCATTACCGCCTGCTGGCAGAGAACAGCCATGACGTGATATGGACCTTTGACCTGCACACGGAACGCTTCAGCTACGTCTCACCATCGGTGCATGGCCTGCGTGGCTTCACGCCAGAAGACGTGATGACACAAACACTGGAAGAGGCGATGACGCCGGAATCCGCCGCCCTGCTGCGCAAGACGCTTGCGGAGCAACTGGCCCAGATCGCAGGCGGCCAACGCAACCACCCGACCT contains:
- a CDS encoding sulfite exporter TauE/SafE family protein, coding for MNTPLYMWLAGGAAFLVGLSKGGLPAIGMLAVPLMSLVMPPVDAAVMLLPIYVISDVMGVYLYRRDYSAPNLRILIPASLLGVFIGWLTASVVSDRAITFLIGAMGVAFCLNVWLRKQGNAVAQAPSIPKGGFWGMLAGFTSFISHAGAPPFQVYMLSQRLPKAEFAGTATILFAVINASKIVPYQFLRPYSLESLRSAAVLVPFALVGAISGAYLTRCVADVWFYRIVQVSLFGVSLKLIADSLKGLWA
- a CDS encoding sensor domain-containing diguanylate cyclase, with product MSERVRVFTDRTVDGVYSAILGTFLLAWMQVRVAGLGHALAWLACINTVEVLVLLLGYGYRAAPKNDLTTMRWGILQIACAPLLGLAWGSSVWFFWVDGQFLEYLANITVLVAVTAITLTIVSPFASATVLFSAGVVLPVLIQLLVVPNPLAPQIAVGMVVLFIVQLRYAKVARLQLLHALDTAVRNAALVSQIRLSEQHYRLLAENSHDVIWTFDLHTERFSYVSPSVHGLRGFTPEDVMTQTLEEAMTPESAALLRKTLAEQLAQIAGGQRNHPTCTVEVGQPHRNGSIVRTEVVTSVIFNEKDQPVSLLGITRDITERKKVEQELERLSQVDMLTGLANRRRFLQLAEHELSRKRRYGGELAVFMMDLDHFKVVNDTYGHQTGDLVLQKVGEICRDVLRDVDCVGRLGGEEFAVLLPRTDVDHAMAVAERLRETVEKASVAAPHGETVHFTISIGVATMGDDTVDLDTLLSQADRALYQAKHSGRNRVSLYSS
- a CDS encoding HAD family hydrolase; translation: MNPATHHPIQAVIFDCDGTLVDSEVPGMDVIHEHASALGLDFTREEAHQHFRGLRMNDVVAWIGARLAQVPEGFAENFPRTLRSAQAERFSQGLDVIPGARELLQGLTIPFCVATNGPREKVELTLRLTGLRQYFGDRIFTAYEVGSYKPDPGLFLHAAQVLGVTPAFCAVVEDSVPGIRAGLAAGMQVYSLFPMEELDAELASRVHSIRDLTELDFQGSRA